One Brassica oleracea var. oleracea cultivar TO1000 chromosome C7, BOL, whole genome shotgun sequence genomic window carries:
- the LOC106304970 gene encoding uncharacterized protein LOC106304970 isoform X1, giving the protein MEGGGEGSSSAAPAAAGVVPKSAMEAVKQALAHLEELKPQLEEMLSLAQPEVLAQMQPLKRAKVTYMLAEATTTIFNLRLRCTGVNPDDHRVKSEIVMSFGYSFLFVDENDISLAVFLQERLDVYKDKFQRCMDRSKEPLRPTTVLNRQAATRFIEHSLPDLSSAQRQNIRDLSKGEKSRMRYSETSAKKRKYQSNEKQSVRSAAKEFLEKAARELNGNNENGLKGPLMAAAEGTSDDVEMAADLFGLCLRHSSSSSPSFFLREVCFLNSSYL; this is encoded by the exons ATGGAAGGAGGAGGTGAAGGAAGTAGCAGCGCCGCCCCAGCAGCAGCAGGAGTAGTTCCGAAATCAGCGATGGAGGCTGTGAAACAAGCGCTGGCTCACCTCGAGGAGCTCAAACCGCAGCTCGAGGAGATGCTCTCTCTAGCTCAGCCAGAGGTTCTTGCTCAAATGCAGCCGCTGAAGCGAGCTAAGGTCACGTACATGCTCGCCGAAGCCACCACAACAATCTTCAATC TGAGGTTGAGATGTACAGGTGTTAATCCCGACGATCACCGTGTCAAATCTGAAATTGTAATGTCTTTTGGCTATTCGTTTTTGTTTGTTGATGAAAATGACATCTCTTTGGCTGTTTTTTTGCAGGAGAGGCTTGACGTCTACAAAGACAAGTTTCAGCGGTGTATGGATCGCAGTAAAG AACCATTGCGTCCGACTACAGTCTTAAACCGTCAGGCAGCTACCCGTTTCATCGAACATTCTCTGCCTGATCTTTCATCTG CTCAAAGGCAAAACATTAGGGACCTCAGCAAAGGAGAGAAATCAAGGATGAGGTATTCAGAAACATCTGCAAAAAAGAGGAAATACCAATCAAATGAGAAACAGTCTGTTCGATCTGCTGCAAAGGAATTTCTTGAAAAGGCAGCTCGTGAGCTTAATGGTAACAATGAAAATGGTTTGAAGGGCCCTCTAATGGCGGCAGCTGAGGGTACTTCAGATGATGTTGAAATGG CTGCTGATCTTTTTGGATTGTGTCTTCGGCATTCGTCGTCCTCATCACCATCTTTTTTTCTGAGAGAAGTTTGTTTTCTCAACTCATCTTATCTTTGA
- the LOC106303742 gene encoding protein ENHANCED DISEASE RESISTANCE 2-like, with protein sequence MKSPVDHSIPKPAIPEWITETTNGGTARQVDLYTGINGWASPPGDGFSVRSADYFTNKQKCPGGDYLLSLAGVDWLKSSTKLGNILARPDNRVAHALRKAQSLGRSQNGFIFAVNFHIPVKEHHHSVHYFVTEEPIPSDSLLKRFIDGDDSFRNERFKIVSQVVKGPWIVKAAAGQFGAFLAAKTVRCSYHKGPNYFEIDVDTGSWPILAALVRLLFEYSRYLTVDIGYVVEAQEEDELPERLIGGIRLCHMEVSSAFVVEPEPLKPYRMMGTGSKATTTTLVITGYE encoded by the coding sequence ATGAAGAGCCCTGTCGACCATAGTATCCCCAAGCCAGCCATACCGGAGTGGATAACCGAGACGACCAATGGTGGAACCGCCCGTCAAGTCGATCTCTATACAGGAATCAATGGATGGGCTTCCCCTCCAGGAGACGGCTTCTCTGTCCGCTCCGCTGACTACTTCACCAACAAACAGAAATGTCCCGGAGGAGACTACCTCCTCTCTCTCGCTGGCGTTGACTGGCTCAAATCCAGTACCAAACTCGGTAACATCCTAGCTCGCCCCGACAACCGCGTGGCTCACGCGCTCAGAAAAGCACAGTCTCTTGGCCGGTCCCAAAACGGCTTCATCTTCGCTGTGAATTTTCATATTCCAGTCAAGGAACACCACCACTCGGTGCACTACTTCGTGACGGAAGAACCCATTCCATCAGACTCTCTCCTGAAACGGTTCATAGACGGAGACGACTCGTTCCGTAACGAGAGGTTCAAGATAGTGAGCCAAGTCGTGAAAGGACCCTGGATAGTTAAAGCGGCGGCAGGGCAGTTCGGCGCGTTCCTTGCGGCTAAGACAGTGAGGTGTAGTTACCATAAAGGACCAAACTACTTTGAGATCGACGTCGATACAGGTAGCTGGCCAATCTTGGCGGCGCTTGTACGGCTTTTGTTCGAGTACTCCAGGTACCTTACGGTCGACATTGGCTACGTTGTTGAGGCGCAAGAAGAGGATGAGCTGCCGGAGAGACTGATCGGAGGTATTAGATTGTGTCATATGGAGGTATCGTCGGCGTTTGTGGTCGAACCGGAGCCACTGAAACCGTACAGAATGATGGGCACTGGAAGCAAAGCCACCACGACGACATTAGTAATAACTGGTTATGAATAA
- the LOC106306605 gene encoding uncharacterized protein LOC106306605: protein MEKSVDLVPALVTFLAAAHVIALVYWIYRLASDRQPPKQKPQ from the exons ATGGAGAAGTCAGTGGATCTAGTTCCGGCTTTGGTTACTTTCCTAGCCGCAGCTCACGTCATCGCCTTG GTTTACTGGATTTACAGATTGGCCTCTGATCGTCAGCCTCCCAAACAAAAACCTCAGTGA
- the LOC106306604 gene encoding probable protein phosphatase 2C 71, with protein sequence MGYKDLVLSYSNKMRVVEAPASGGGISQNEKFSYGYASSAGKRSSMEDFFETRIDGIDGEIVGLFGVFDGHGGAAAAEYLKRHLFSNLITHPNFISDTKSAIADAYNHTDSELLKSENNHTIDAGSTASTAILVRDRLLVANVGDSRAVICRAGTAFAVSRDHKPDQSDERERIENAGGFVMWAGTWRVGGVLAVSRSFGDRLLKEYVIADPEIQEEKIDDSLEFLILASDGLWDVFSNEEAVEVVKEVEDPEESTKKLVGEAIKRGSADNITCVVVRFLESKNANTKADASSSQEIATNGQTVVTSDAEHNVSANETNQDHTAVLSDLDRNDENESLNQKPVAVTAAGRSVSSEQNGSAGKTNQVPSEIHRGSEPKSSSKQPSQGHITVHNNMDESVANQKPVIDEKKAIAATNTTSSEQSGSIGDNNQKPTAVHSDSATSKSSNVNSNH encoded by the exons ATGGGATATAAGGACTTGGTACTGTCGTATTCGAATAAGATGCGGGTTGTTGAAGCCCCAGCAAGTGGAGGCGGTATCAG CCAGAACGAAAAGTTTAGCTATGGCTATGCGAGCTCAGCTGGAAAGAGATCATCCATGGAAGACTTTTTTGAAACAAGAATCGATGGTATCGATGGAGAAATCGTTGGTCTCTTTGGAGTCTTTGATG GACATGGAGGAGCCGCAGCAGCTGAGTATTTGAAGCGTCATCTTTTCAGCAATCTTATCACTCATCCTAACTTCATTTCCGACACCAAATCTGCCATAG CTGATGCCTACAATCATACAGACTCTGAACTTCTCAAGTCAGAAAATAATCACACTATAGACGCTGGTTCCACTGCCTCTACTGCTATTCTCGTTCGTGATCGCTTACTTGTTGCAAACGTTGGTGATTCCAGAGCTGTTATCTGTAGAGCAGGAACTG CCTTTGCTGTGTCAAGAGACCATAAACCTGATCAAAGCGATGAGCGTGAACGCATTGAGAATGCTGGTGGTTTTGTCATGTGGGCTG GGACTTGGAGAGTTGGAGGAGTTCTTGCAGTTTCTCGCTCCTTTGGTGATCGACTTCTGAAAGAGTATGTTATTGCTGACCCTGAGATTCAG GAAGAGAAGATTGATGACTCTCTTGAGTTTCTGATCCTTGCCAGCGATGGACTTTGGGATGTTTTCTCTAATGAG GAAGCTGTTGAAGTGGTGAAAGAGGTTGAAGATCCAGAGGAGTCAACCAAGAAACTTGTGGGAGAAGCAATAAAGAGAGGAAGTGCTGACAATATTACATGTGTAGTCGTACGTTTCCTGGAGAGCAAGAATGCTAATACCAAAGCAGATGCCAGCTCATCCCAGGAAATAGCAACCAACGGTCAAACCGTAGTTACAAGTGATGCGGAACACAATGTCTCAGCCAATGAAACCAATCAAGACCATACCGCAGTACTCAGCGACTTGGACCGCAACGATGAAAATGAAAGCCTGAACCAAAAGCCAGTTGCGGTTACAGCAGCAGGACGCAGCGTTTCTTCAGAACAGAATGGTTCAGCAGGGAAAACGAATCAAGTTCCAAGCGAAATTCACCGCGGCTCAGAGCCTAAGAGCTCCTCCAAACAACCTTCTCAAGGGCACATTACAGTGCACAACAATATGGACGAGAGCGTTGCTAATCAGAAGCCTGTTATAGATGAGAAAAAGGCGATTGCAGCAACCAACACCACTTCCTCGGAACAGAGCGGATCAATAGGTGATAATAATCAAAAGCCAACCGCAGTTCACAGCGACTCCGCCACTAGCAAGTCAAGTAACGTCAACTCTAATCACTAA
- the LOC106304972 gene encoding early nodulin-like protein 3, whose amino-acid sequence MARTTVLETSCLYFFCLLLLLADLACCKEILVGGKSSAWKIPSSPSESLNKWAESLRFHVGDSLVWKYDGEKDSVLQVTKEAYINCNTTNPAANYSNGDTKVKLDRSGSFFFISGTKSNCVEGEKLHVVVMSSRGGHTGGFFTGSAPSPAPSHALLGAPAVLPATGSASSLTRRIGVFGFVGLAIVLLYQ is encoded by the exons ATGGCTCGGACAACTGTACTTGAGACTTCCTGTCTATACTTCTTCTGCTTACTGTTGTTGTTGGCTGATCTCGCCTGTTGCAAAGAGATTCTGGTCGGAGGCAAATCCAGCGCCTGGAAAATCCCTTCTTCACCTTCTGAATCCCTCAACAAATGGGCTGAGAGTTTGCGGTTTCACGTCGGCGATTCTCTCG TGTGGAAGTACGATGGAGAAAAGGACTCGGTTCTGCAAGTGACTAAAGAAGCTTACATTAACTGCAACACCACGAATCCAGCAGCTAATTACAGCAATGGAGACACCAAGGTGAAGCTAGATAGATCTGGTTCTTTCTTCTTCATCAGCGGCACCAAAAGCAACTGTGTGGAAGGTGAGAAGCTTCACGTTGTTGTCATGTCTTCTCGTGGTGGCCACACTGGTGGTTTCTTCACCGGTTCTGCTCCTTCTCCAGCACCTTCTCATGCTCTTTTGGGAGCGCCAGCTGTTCTGCCTGCAACCGGTTCAGCTTCTTCTTTGACCAGAAGAATTGGAGTTTTTGGATTTGTTGGATTAGCAATTGTTCTGCTCTACCAATAA
- the LOC106304968 gene encoding probable folate-biopterin transporter 2 codes for MVVEDQNLESGGSVRVVIKGESHLRNVLWGPVRWIKMLAKELHWSFVFGVVSLYGINQGLGGSLGRVATEYYMKDVQKVQPSESQALTAITKIPWIIKPLWGILTDVLPIYGFHRRPYFVLAGVLGVVSMLFISVLGNLHLYLALLWMTIASAAMAIADVTIDACTAYNSIKHPSLASDMQSLCSLSSSIGALLGFFMSGILVHLVGSKGVFGLLTLPFALASVVGMVFSESHVPGFSYKQVNQKFIDAGRAMWRTMKCSDVWRPSLYMYISLALSLNIHEGLFYWFTDSKDGPLFAQETVGFILSIGSVGSILGATLYQLVLKDHPFRGICLWTQLLFALAGMLDLILVLRLNLKLGLPDYLFIVVDEVVSQMIGRLKWMPLLVLTSKLCPHGIEGTFFALLMSIDNAGFMTSSWLGGVLLHVLKVTRTEFGNLWLAVLIRNVLRVSPLFVLFLVPKGDQNTFKLPGEIMGEDSDSDEEKEEARDLELASLVHSADRR; via the exons ATGGTGGTAGAAGACCAAAACCTTGAAAGTGGCGGATCCGTCCGTGTAGTCATCAAAGGAGAGAGTCATCTCCGTAATGTACTGTGGGGTCCAGTGCGGTGGATAAAGATGCTGGCCAAAGAGCTTCACTGGAGCTTTGTCTTCGGCGTGGTCTCACTCTACGGTATAAACCAAGGCCTTGGCGGCTCATTAGGCCGTGTAGCCACCGAGTATTACATGAAAGATGTTCAAAAGGTTCAGCCTTCAGAGTCTCAGGCTCTCACGGCCATCACCAAGATTCCGTGGATCATTAAGCCTCTTTGGGGCATTCTCACCGATGTTCTTCCCATCTACGGCTTCCACAGACGCCCTTACTTCGTTTTGGCAGGCGTCCTTGGAGTGGTTTCCATGCTTTTCATATCGGTTCTTGGGAATCTGCATCTTTACTTGGCGCTCTTGTGGATGACAATAGCAAGTGCTGCGATGGCGATTGCTGATGTGACCATTGATGCTTGCACTGCTTACAATAGTATTAAACACCCTTCTCTTGCCTCGGATATGCAGAGCTTGTGTAGCTTAAGCTCTTCCATTGGTGCGCTTCTTGGTTTCTTCATGAGTGGCATCTTAGTTCATCTTGTTGGCTCCAAG GGTGTGTTTGGCTTGCTGACACTCCCATTTGCGTTGGCATCAGTAGTAGGGATGGTGTTTAGTGAGTCCCATGTTCCTGGCTTCTCTTACAAACAG GTAAACCAGAAGTTTATAGACGCAGGGAGAGCGATGTGGAGGACGATGAAGTGCTCAGATGTGTGGAGGCCGAGTCTGTATATGTACATTTCCCTTGCTCTTAGTTTGAACATTCATGAAGGTCTCTTCTATTGGTTCACAGATTCAAAGGATGGCCCTTTGTTTGCTCAG GAAACTGTTGGTTTCATTCTCTCAATTGGTTCGGTGGGGTCGATTCTAGGAGCAACCTTGTACCAGCTAGTCCTAAAGGACCATCCCTTCCGCGGCATTTGCTTGTGGACTCAACTTCTCTTTGCCTTGGCAGGGATGCTTGACCTCATTCTCGTGCTACGTCTCAACTTGAAACTTGGCTTACCAGACTATCTCTTCATAGTGGTGGACGAGGTAGTGTCTCAGATGATAGGACGCCTGAAATGGATGCCGCTGCTCGTGCTCACTTCAAAGCTTTGTCCTCACGGAATTGAAGGGACATTCTTTGCGTTGCTGATGTCTATCGACAACGCAGGCTTCATGACCTCTTCTTGGCTGGGAGGGGTGTTGTTGCACGTCCTCAAAGTGACTAGGACAGAGTTTGGCAACCTCTGGCTTGCGGTTTTGATCAGGAATGTGCTGAGAGTTTCGCCGCTCTTTGTTCTGTTTCTTGTGCCTAAGGGAGATCAGAACACGTTTAAGCTCCCGGGTGAGATCATGGGGGAAGATTCTGATTCTGATGAAGAGAAAGAAGAAGCTCGGGACTTGGAGTTGGCGTCTCTTGTTCATTCCGCTGATAGAAGATAG
- the LOC106306603 gene encoding uncharacterized protein slr1919 translates to MRNVVVALRRHRRVSLFQRVGASRDDKPICSKLVGYISRGKDGELGRRTNTWISPFYLQHRTYSTEFTSVHGGRPTAEYAKLRRESLETEFGQALGAYSSKSFSAVYRFGPFLALYRAAIISFYVVKLTFWQLFVQDMRKRAVKFRETLISLGPFYIKLGQALSTRADILPSIYCQELSKLQDQIPPFPNSVAMRCIEEQLGAPVSKLFADISPKPVAAASLGQVYKAHLHSGQLVAVKVQRPGMSLSLTRDALLFHMIGGQLKRFAKARKDLLVAVNEMVRHMFDEIDYVREAKNAERFASLYSFDSANDQVNDNAAPRNMSKNHRAENIKVPKIYWNFTRTAVLTMEWVDGIKLTDEIKLKRASLDRRDLIDQGLSCSLKQLLEVGFFHADPHPGNLVATKEGSLVYFDFGMMGNIPRHYRVGLIQILVHFVNRDSLSLANDFLSLGFLPEGVDIQAVSNALRSSFGSSTRISQDFQGVMEQLYDVMYDFNFSLPPDYALVIRSLGSLEGTAKILDPEFKVIESAYPFVIGRLLADPSPDMRKILRELVICNDGSIRWNRLERLVAAISEQASVTSGDSPEDKTLKKSSELKSFDMHSVVSATEDLLLFILSEKGQRVRVFLLQDIIRVVDIFLEEEVVDLNMKKKQTMNLREEGTMKRVSNGFKCLSEAVKLAPGMWTAMLLRMSRKPEVHSYALDIVSALCTHLGQKMPNNCWILFSKLLHHNKKSQ, encoded by the exons ATGAGGAATGTCGTCGTTGCTCTCCGCCGTCACCGCCGTGTCTCGCTGTTCCAGAGAG TTGGAGCTTCACGTGATGACAAACCGATTTGCTCCAAGCTTGTGGGATACATATCGAGAGGAAAGGATGGTGAACTTGGAAGACGGACTAATACATGGATTTCACCATTTTACTTGCAACACAGAAC GTATTCGACGGAATTCACCAGCGTTCATGGTGGAAGACCTACGGCAGAGTATGCAAAGTTGCGGAGAGAATCCCTTGAAACCGAATTTGGACAAGCTCTTGGAGCGTATAGCTCGAAAAGTTTCTCTGCAGTGTATCGTTTTGGCCCCTTTTTGGCGCTATATAGAGCTGCGATCATTTCGTTCTATGTGGTGAAGCTTACCTTTTGGCAGCTGTTTGTTCAGGATATGAGGAAACGGGCTGTCAAG TTCCGTGAGACTCTTATCAGCTTGGGGCCTTTCTACATTAAG CTCGGACAGGCGCTGAGCACAAGAGCAGACATATTACCCTCTATTTATTGTCAGGAGCTTTCAAAATTGCAG GATCAGATTCCTCCATTTCCAAATAGTGTTGCCATGCGATGTATAGAAGAGCAACTGGGTGCTCCAGTGTCAAAACTTTTTGCCGATATCAGTCCTAAGCCTGTTGCTGCTGCATCTCTGGGCCAGGTATACAAAG CTCATCTGCATTCTGGACAGTTGGTAGCTGTGAAGGTTCAGAGACCTGGAATGTCACTCTCACTAACACGTGATGCGCTCTTATTCCATATGATCGGGGGACAACTCAAACGATTTGCAAAAGCCCGTAAGGATCTTTTGGTAGCAGTGAATGAAATG GTCAGGCATATGTTTGATGAAATAGATTACGTTCGAGAGGCAAAAAATGCAGAACGATTTGCTTCTCTATACTCTTTCGATTCAG CGAATGATCAGGTTAATGATAACGCTGCCCCTAGGAATATGTCCAAGAATCATAGAGCAGAGAACATTAAAGTCCCTAAAATATACTGGAATTTTACACGCACCGCGGTTCTCACAATGGAATGGGTCGATGGCATAAAACTAACAGATGAAATTAAGCTGAAAAGGGCTTCTCTTGATAGAAGGGACTTGATCGATCAG GGCCTATCATGCTCGTTAAAGCAGCTGCTTGAGGTTGGATTCTTTCATGCTGATCCGCACCCAGGAAATCTTGTGGCTACTAAAGAAGGGTCTCTTGTTTATTTCGACTTCGGGATGATGGGGAATATCCCACGTCATTACCGTGTGGGACTTATTCAAATT CTGGTGCATTTTGTCAACCGTGACTCTCTAAGTTTGGCAAATGATTTCCTTTCATTGGGGTTTTTACCTGAAGGAGTCGATATACAAGCAGTTTCAAATGCTTTACGTTCTTCTTTTGGTTCTAGTACAAGAATTTCACAAGATTTCCAG GGGGTTATGGAACAACTGTATGATGTTATGTACGACTTCAATTTCTCACTGCCTCCAGATTATGCTCTTGTGATAAGATCCCTTGGTTCACTAGAAGGTACTGCAAAGATTCTTGATCCAGAGTTCAAAGTGATAGAGAGCGCGTATCCATTTGTGATCGGGAGGCTATTAGCAGATCCAAGCCCAGATATGAGGAAGATTCTAAGGGAACTTGTCATTTGTAACGATGGATCAATAAGGTGGAATCGGCTTGAACGCTTG GTAGCAGCGATATCCGAACAGGCTTCTGTGACATCTGGAGATTCTCCAGAAGACAAAACGTTGAAGAAATCATCAGAACTGAAATCATTCGACATGCATTCAGTAGTTTCCGCGACAGAAGATCTGCTATTGTTCATATTGTCAGAGAAGGGGCAGAGAGTTCGGGTCTTCCTTCTTCAGGACATAATCAGAGTGGTTGATATATTCCTGGAAGAAGAGGTTGTTGATCTGAACATGAAGAAGAAGCAAACCATGAATCTTAGG GAAGAAGGGACGATGAAAAGAGTGAGCAATGGATTCAAATGTCTGAGTGAGGCCGTGAAGCTTGCACCAGGAATGTGGACAGCAATGCTTCTTCGGATGTCAAGGAAGCCTGAGGTTCACAGTTATGCTTTAGATATAGTTTCTGCACTGTGTACACATTTAGGCCAGAAAATGCCTAACAATTGTTGGATCCTTTTCTCCAAACTGCTCCATCACAACAAGAAGAGCCAATAA
- the LOC106304970 gene encoding nuclear nucleic acid-binding protein C1D isoform X3 — MEGGGEGSSSAAPAAAGVVPKSAMEAVKQALAHLEELKPQLEEMLSLAQPEVLAQMQPLKRAKVTYMLAEATTTIFNLRLRCTGVNPDDHRVKSEIVMSFGYSFLFVDENDISLAVFLQERLDVYKDKFQRCMDRSKEPLRPTTVLNRQAATRFIEHSLPDLSSAQRQNIRDLSKGEKSRMRYSETSAKKRKYQSNEKQSVRSAAKEFLEKAARELNGNNENGLKGPLMAAAEGTSDDVEMGTA; from the exons ATGGAAGGAGGAGGTGAAGGAAGTAGCAGCGCCGCCCCAGCAGCAGCAGGAGTAGTTCCGAAATCAGCGATGGAGGCTGTGAAACAAGCGCTGGCTCACCTCGAGGAGCTCAAACCGCAGCTCGAGGAGATGCTCTCTCTAGCTCAGCCAGAGGTTCTTGCTCAAATGCAGCCGCTGAAGCGAGCTAAGGTCACGTACATGCTCGCCGAAGCCACCACAACAATCTTCAATC TGAGGTTGAGATGTACAGGTGTTAATCCCGACGATCACCGTGTCAAATCTGAAATTGTAATGTCTTTTGGCTATTCGTTTTTGTTTGTTGATGAAAATGACATCTCTTTGGCTGTTTTTTTGCAGGAGAGGCTTGACGTCTACAAAGACAAGTTTCAGCGGTGTATGGATCGCAGTAAAG AACCATTGCGTCCGACTACAGTCTTAAACCGTCAGGCAGCTACCCGTTTCATCGAACATTCTCTGCCTGATCTTTCATCTG CTCAAAGGCAAAACATTAGGGACCTCAGCAAAGGAGAGAAATCAAGGATGAGGTATTCAGAAACATCTGCAAAAAAGAGGAAATACCAATCAAATGAGAAACAGTCTGTTCGATCTGCTGCAAAGGAATTTCTTGAAAAGGCAGCTCGTGAGCTTAATGGTAACAATGAAAATGGTTTGAAGGGCCCTCTAATGGCGGCAGCTGAGGGTACTTCAGATGATGTTGAAATGGGTACAGCCTGA
- the LOC106304970 gene encoding nuclear nucleic acid-binding protein C1D isoform X4 — translation MEGGGEGSSSAAPAAAGVVPKSAMEAVKQALAHLEELKPQLEEMLSLAQPEVLAQMQPLKRAKVTYMLAEATTTIFNLRLRCTGVNPDDHRVKSEIERLDVYKDKFQRCMDRSKEPLRPTTVLNRQAATRFIEHSLPDLSSAQRQNIRDLSKGEKSRMRYSETSAKKRKYQSNEKQSVRSAAKEFLEKAARELNGNNENGLKGPLMAAAEGTSDDVEMGTA, via the exons ATGGAAGGAGGAGGTGAAGGAAGTAGCAGCGCCGCCCCAGCAGCAGCAGGAGTAGTTCCGAAATCAGCGATGGAGGCTGTGAAACAAGCGCTGGCTCACCTCGAGGAGCTCAAACCGCAGCTCGAGGAGATGCTCTCTCTAGCTCAGCCAGAGGTTCTTGCTCAAATGCAGCCGCTGAAGCGAGCTAAGGTCACGTACATGCTCGCCGAAGCCACCACAACAATCTTCAATC TGAGGTTGAGATGTACAGGTGTTAATCCCGACGATCACCGTGTCAAATCTGAAATT GAGAGGCTTGACGTCTACAAAGACAAGTTTCAGCGGTGTATGGATCGCAGTAAAG AACCATTGCGTCCGACTACAGTCTTAAACCGTCAGGCAGCTACCCGTTTCATCGAACATTCTCTGCCTGATCTTTCATCTG CTCAAAGGCAAAACATTAGGGACCTCAGCAAAGGAGAGAAATCAAGGATGAGGTATTCAGAAACATCTGCAAAAAAGAGGAAATACCAATCAAATGAGAAACAGTCTGTTCGATCTGCTGCAAAGGAATTTCTTGAAAAGGCAGCTCGTGAGCTTAATGGTAACAATGAAAATGGTTTGAAGGGCCCTCTAATGGCGGCAGCTGAGGGTACTTCAGATGATGTTGAAATGGGTACAGCCTGA
- the LOC106304970 gene encoding uncharacterized protein LOC106304970 isoform X2, protein MEGGGEGSSSAAPAAAGVVPKSAMEAVKQALAHLEELKPQLEEMLSLAQPEVLAQMQPLKRAKVTYMLAEATTTIFNLRLRCTGVNPDDHRVKSEIERLDVYKDKFQRCMDRSKEPLRPTTVLNRQAATRFIEHSLPDLSSAQRQNIRDLSKGEKSRMRYSETSAKKRKYQSNEKQSVRSAAKEFLEKAARELNGNNENGLKGPLMAAAEGTSDDVEMAADLFGLCLRHSSSSSPSFFLREVCFLNSSYL, encoded by the exons ATGGAAGGAGGAGGTGAAGGAAGTAGCAGCGCCGCCCCAGCAGCAGCAGGAGTAGTTCCGAAATCAGCGATGGAGGCTGTGAAACAAGCGCTGGCTCACCTCGAGGAGCTCAAACCGCAGCTCGAGGAGATGCTCTCTCTAGCTCAGCCAGAGGTTCTTGCTCAAATGCAGCCGCTGAAGCGAGCTAAGGTCACGTACATGCTCGCCGAAGCCACCACAACAATCTTCAATC TGAGGTTGAGATGTACAGGTGTTAATCCCGACGATCACCGTGTCAAATCTGAAATT GAGAGGCTTGACGTCTACAAAGACAAGTTTCAGCGGTGTATGGATCGCAGTAAAG AACCATTGCGTCCGACTACAGTCTTAAACCGTCAGGCAGCTACCCGTTTCATCGAACATTCTCTGCCTGATCTTTCATCTG CTCAAAGGCAAAACATTAGGGACCTCAGCAAAGGAGAGAAATCAAGGATGAGGTATTCAGAAACATCTGCAAAAAAGAGGAAATACCAATCAAATGAGAAACAGTCTGTTCGATCTGCTGCAAAGGAATTTCTTGAAAAGGCAGCTCGTGAGCTTAATGGTAACAATGAAAATGGTTTGAAGGGCCCTCTAATGGCGGCAGCTGAGGGTACTTCAGATGATGTTGAAATGG CTGCTGATCTTTTTGGATTGTGTCTTCGGCATTCGTCGTCCTCATCACCATCTTTTTTTCTGAGAGAAGTTTGTTTTCTCAACTCATCTTATCTTTGA